Within the Bacteroidales bacterium genome, the region GAATCGGATGTTGAGAATATCAGCATATACAGCAAAAACATTCTGGCCCTCTTAATCATGCATTTGCTGGTTAAGAATTTCATGAAGGCAGAATCTCCGCTAAATGCTGAAGAGATCAGTAACCAGTTAAAAATCCCGATCAGGCTTGTGCGTAAAATACTCTATGAGCTGGTAGAATGCAAGATCGTCTCGGAAAGTGTGAGTCCCAATACCAAAGAAAGGGCATATCAACCGGGTCAGGACCCGGATAATCTTTCCATAGCCTACATTTTAGAGAAACTGGAACACAATGGAAAAGATAAAATTTTATCTATAGAGGGGAAAGCCCAGGAAAAAATAAAAAGCATCGTAGATGAGTTCAGGACAACCATAAACAATACGGAAGCCACCACACTGCTGAAAAAAATATAGTTTTACCTGGTTTTTTGTTTTTCATAATATGCTTCGGCAGTCTCTTCCAGCTCCCTGTACCAATCTTTGCCGTATCTGCGTATCAGTGCATCCTTTACAAAACGATAAACCGGTATTCCTTTCTGTTTTCCATAGCGTACAGCAGAACGGCAGATATCCCAATGATGATAATTAAGCGCTTCCAGGTTATCCATATGCTTTATCCTGATTGGATAAAGATGGCAGGATATGGGTTTTCTGAAGTGCACCCGATTCTCAAAATAAACATTTTCTATGGCACATTTGGCTATCCCGTCCTCAAAAACAGCATACGCACACTCTTCTGTCTTAACAAGGGGTGTAACAAGGTCTCCGTCATGATCAGTCACAACAGGACCTTGCTCCTCAATTGCCTGCTCACCTTCCAGATGAAGATAAGGCTTTATTTCGGGCAGAATCTCTGCAAGCACTTTGGCCTCTTCTTTTTCAACAGGTGCACCGGCAACACCTTCCACACAGCATTTCCCCTTACATTTTGCAAGATTGCACAGGAACTTCCGTTCAAAGAGATCAAGGCTTACCAGGGTATTACCTATTAGCACCATATTAGAAATAAAGATTATAGATTAATAACCAAATCACAAATACCAAATAACAAACAAGTTCCAATTACCAATGATCCAATTACCAAAACCTGAGAGGATAAGTTTGGAATTTCGATTATTGAATATTGATGATTATTTGAAATTTGTGATTTGTGATTTGTGATTTTAAAACTTTTCCTTTCAGTAACTCCTATCAGAATATAAGACATTTTCCCGTCATCTCTTCCGGTTGCTGTATGTTCATCAGCTTAAGCAGAGAAGGCGCCACATCTGCCAGAATACCATCCTTCACTGAATACTTGTTTTCGGATACCAGAACAAAAGGCACCGGATCGGTTGAATGCGCCGTATTGGGGCTGCCATCCTTATTTACTGCATTATCCGCATTTCCATGATCTGCAATTATAATAGCTTCATAACCATTTGCTTTCGCAGCTTCCACAACATCCCTGAGGCAACTGTCCACCGCTTCAACAGCTTGCCTAATGGCTTCATAAACACCAGTGTGACCCACCATATCACAATTGGCAAAATTCAGACAGATAAAATCCATCTCCTGTTTTTTCATCTCTTCCACAACAGCATCCTTCACCTCATAGGCACTCATCTCAGGCTTCTCATCATAGGTTTTTACTTCCTGAGGTGAATTGATCAGAATGCGTTTTTCATTATCAAACTTCTTTTCCCTTCCTCCGGAGAAAAAGAAAGTAACGTGTGCATATTTCTCCGTTTCGGCAATACGCAACTGCTTCTTATTGTTTTTGGCCACTATCTCCCCCATGGTATTGACAATATCCTCTTTTCCATAAATGACTTTAACCCCTTTAAAGGTTTTGTCATAATTGGTCATGGTGAGATAGTACAGCGGCATGGTTTGCATGCCGTGCTCAGGCATATCCTGTTGGGTAAGAACCTGTGTAATTTCCCGCAGACGATCGGTTCGGAAATTGAAACAGATCACTACATCATTTTCCCGGATGGTTCCGACAGGTTGATCATTTTCATCGGTAACGACGATGGGTTTGATAAACTCATCCGTTAATCCGTTGTCATAGGATTCCTGAATGGCTTGTACCACATCCTTAGTCTGCTTTCCTTTTCCATGTGCAAAAAGATCATAGGCCTCCTTGATACGGTCCCAACGCTTATCGCGGTCCATACCGTAGAACCTTCCTACCAGGGAGGCAATCTGCCCGTTGGACTGATTGAGGTGATCCTGAAGGTTCCCTAAATAACCTTTTCCGCTATAGGGATCGGTATCCCTGCCGTCGGTAAGGGCGTGAATGTACACTTTATCCAAGCCATAATCGCCGGTCATATCCGCAAGTTTATAGAGGTGCTTATCGGAACTGTGGACACCACCATCAGAAACAAGGCCTATAAAATGCACACCGGCATTATTCTCTTTGGCATACTGAAAAGCATCGTTCAAAACCTGATTCTGATCAAAAGTACCGTCTTCTATAGCCTTGTTGATGCGAACCAAATCCTGATAAACAACCCTTCCGGCACCAATATTCAAATGGCCGACTTCTGAATTGCCCATCTGTCCTTCAGGCAATCCAACGTTTTCACCGGATGCATGTAATCTGGAGTTGGGATATTTTTCCATTAGGCTGTCCATGTAAGGCGTATTCGCCGTATGAATAACATTTCGTTCACTTTCTTCTCCTAATCCCCAGCCGTCCAGGATAATCAATATAGATTTATTTTTATTGGTCATAATGTTTCAGTTTTAATAAAGTTTCATAAATTAAAAAGCTTTCTCTAAATACGAATAAAACCCCAAAAATACAAAAA harbors:
- a CDS encoding DUF3109 family protein, whose protein sequence is MVLIGNTLVSLDLFERKFLCNLAKCKGKCCVEGVAGAPVEKEEAKVLAEILPEIKPYLHLEGEQAIEEQGPVVTDHDGDLVTPLVKTEECAYAVFEDGIAKCAIENVYFENRVHFRKPISCHLYPIRIKHMDNLEALNYHHWDICRSAVRYGKQKGIPVYRFVKDALIRRYGKDWYRELEETAEAYYEKQKTR
- the gpmI gene encoding 2,3-bisphosphoglycerate-independent phosphoglycerate mutase: MTNKNKSILIILDGWGLGEESERNVIHTANTPYMDSLMEKYPNSRLHASGENVGLPEGQMGNSEVGHLNIGAGRVVYQDLVRINKAIEDGTFDQNQVLNDAFQYAKENNAGVHFIGLVSDGGVHSSDKHLYKLADMTGDYGLDKVYIHALTDGRDTDPYSGKGYLGNLQDHLNQSNGQIASLVGRFYGMDRDKRWDRIKEAYDLFAHGKGKQTKDVVQAIQESYDNGLTDEFIKPIVVTDENDQPVGTIRENDVVICFNFRTDRLREITQVLTQQDMPEHGMQTMPLYYLTMTNYDKTFKGVKVIYGKEDIVNTMGEIVAKNNKKQLRIAETEKYAHVTFFFSGGREKKFDNEKRILINSPQEVKTYDEKPEMSAYEVKDAVVEEMKKQEMDFICLNFANCDMVGHTGVYEAIRQAVEAVDSCLRDVVEAAKANGYEAIIIADHGNADNAVNKDGSPNTAHSTDPVPFVLVSENKYSVKDGILADVAPSLLKLMNIQQPEEMTGKCLIF